From a single Planctellipticum variicoloris genomic region:
- a CDS encoding multiheme c-type cytochrome, which yields MSMFCQRWIPVLIVGLLATAVGAALGPFHPAPPQPAFESSQTPRAAERRCAECHADITDAYRSAPHARTLVRAADKAAVSQFAGRSFHRDDSGVDFHYKLRDGRLFVSSPAYARDLPIDWMFGSGTHARTPLITWTDDTGGTSAVEHGVSWYPGGKLGVTPGMEEIKDSVGIQAVGHLRPSAEAINCFGCHCTFVPTDGGRILFDQIEPGVGCARCHWNTQQHVREMDRGLPSTIERFSQLPPQEAVDRCGECHRRADEMGGPIEPEDQTIVRFASVGLVQSACFLRQSEVTRDDGQPARFDCASCHDPHRPTSRDWRTHAAVCLKCHDAAHNRAADCPAASRADNCLNCHMPKIPTNEHLHFTDHWIRVRKEP from the coding sequence ATGTCAATGTTCTGTCAGAGATGGATTCCAGTGCTGATCGTCGGGCTGCTCGCGACGGCGGTCGGGGCGGCGCTGGGGCCGTTCCATCCGGCGCCACCCCAGCCGGCGTTCGAGAGCTCGCAGACTCCCCGAGCCGCCGAACGTCGCTGTGCAGAGTGCCATGCCGACATCACCGACGCGTATCGATCCGCTCCGCATGCGCGCACGCTCGTCCGGGCCGCCGACAAAGCCGCCGTCAGCCAGTTTGCCGGCCGCTCGTTCCATCGCGACGACAGCGGAGTCGACTTTCACTACAAACTCCGCGACGGCCGCCTCTTCGTCAGCTCCCCCGCTTACGCCCGAGACCTTCCCATCGACTGGATGTTCGGCTCCGGCACGCACGCCCGGACCCCGCTGATCACCTGGACCGACGACACTGGCGGCACCTCGGCCGTCGAACACGGCGTAAGCTGGTATCCCGGCGGAAAGCTCGGTGTCACTCCCGGCATGGAGGAAATCAAAGATTCGGTCGGAATCCAGGCCGTCGGTCACCTCCGGCCCTCTGCGGAAGCGATCAACTGCTTCGGCTGCCATTGCACCTTCGTCCCCACCGACGGCGGGCGGATCTTGTTCGACCAGATCGAACCCGGCGTCGGCTGCGCGCGGTGCCACTGGAACACGCAGCAGCACGTCCGCGAAATGGATCGCGGGCTCCCTTCAACCATCGAGCGATTCTCGCAACTGCCCCCGCAGGAGGCCGTCGACCGCTGCGGCGAGTGTCATCGTCGCGCTGATGAAATGGGCGGGCCGATTGAGCCGGAGGACCAGACCATCGTCCGCTTCGCGTCAGTGGGGCTGGTGCAGAGCGCCTGTTTCCTCCGGCAGAGTGAAGTCACTCGGGATGACGGTCAGCCGGCCCGGTTCGACTGCGCAAGCTGCCACGACCCGCACCGCCCGACCTCCCGCGACTGGCGCACGCATGCCGCCGTCTGCCTGAAGTGCCATGATGCCGCCCACAACCGCGCCGCCGATTGCCCGGCCGCCAGCCGCGCAGACAACTGCCTGAACTGCCACATGCCGAAGATCCCGACGAACGAGCATCTGCACTTTACGGA